In Pedobacter heparinus DSM 2366, the following are encoded in one genomic region:
- a CDS encoding CusA/CzcA family heavy metal efflux RND transporter: MFNRIILFSIKNKLAIGIMTLALVVWGIYSLTQLPIDAVPDITNNQVQIISQAPSLGAQEVEQFITAPIELGMANIPNVIEKRSISRSGISVITIVFEDDTDIYWARQQVAAQLKEAENNIPAGLAEPTLAPITTGLGEIYQYVLHTKKGYEDQYTATDLRTLQDWVVRTQLAGTKGVAEVSGWGGYVKQYEIALDNEKLNASNVTISQIYAALKNNNENTGGSYIEQQSNAYTIRGIGQVKSLEDIEKIVVKNAGGVPLLIRDIGSVQFGSATRYGAVTRNGTGEVVAGITLMLKGENFNQVIKNVKERIAQIQKSLPEGVVIEPYIDRTELVGRSISTVQKNLIEGALIVIFVLLLLLGNWRAGLIVASVIPLSMLFAFAMMRLFGVSGNLMSLGAIDFGLIVDGAVIIVEAIIFRLTESKLFKGTLRLDQQQMDQEVFTASSKIRASATFGEIIILIVYLPLLSLVGIEGKMFKPMAETVVFAIVGAFILSLTYVPMISALLLSKNTEHKRTISDRIVDGCKNIYKPLLEKALEFKKIVVTIAMICFACTLLLFSRMGGEFLPQLEEGDLAVEIAMSQGTSLTQVVETFGKAEKILKDKFPEVKQVVTRIGSAEIPTDPMPVERGDMMVAMLPKSEWTSAKTKEEMTEKMEAALSILPGVNIEITQPMQMRFNELMTGVRQDVAVKIYGEDLDVLAQQAAKVAKLIAPVKGVSEPFVEQVTGLPQVVVTYDRDKIAQYGLTIGDINNILKTAFAGDVAGVVFEGEKRFDMVVRLQRDLRENISSIENLYIPLPSGNKVPLNQVAKIELKDAPAQISREDGKRRIYVGFNVKGRDVERTVAEIQQVLDARLKLPPGYYLTYGGQFQNLKEAKNRLSVAVPVAMLLILGLLYFTFRSVSQTILIFTAVPLSAIGGVLALMLRGMPFSISAGVGFIALFGVAVLNGIVLISYFNQLKEEGITDVYKRVMQGTAVRLRPVIMTAAVASLGFLPMALSGGAGAEVQKPLATVVIGGLLSATLLTLFVLPCLYILVTDRKKIQNNIMKPLVIIFLLFGGLAFTNQAKAQQAPLSADSAVALALKNNLQLKSAGLSVSQSKARQKTAFDPSKTAFTISQDPTGGGSNDNSISVSQNFAWPGFYKNQKRVLSSETGLMEKSADYTRAEISRDTRLAYYHLLYSINMLKVLELQDSIYKHFIRKSELRYKVGETSNLELITARNKYQEVQALKKSAAANLATQQLNLQQLLNLNTGILPSEKKLPILTLTQDGTGTENTAAGNLLNAVYQQQVEIAKAKVELERSRTMPDLTFGYAQQFVIKSFDPANIGRTYTPGTRIAGLQLGIAVPLFNGAGRARINNEKIAAQIAETDYQRIQNQLNTQYQQEMQNYAQHKAMADYFTTEGLKQAEEQIRIAQVSYDLGEIGYIEFIQNMSLAVQSKLNYLQTVNQLNQSVIQLQFLKGN; encoded by the coding sequence ATGTTTAACAGGATTATTTTATTCTCCATAAAGAATAAATTAGCAATAGGCATTATGACCCTGGCCCTGGTGGTCTGGGGAATCTATTCCTTAACACAATTACCGATTGATGCGGTACCCGACATTACCAATAACCAGGTACAGATCATTTCACAGGCCCCTAGCTTAGGTGCCCAGGAAGTAGAACAGTTCATCACTGCGCCTATCGAACTGGGCATGGCCAATATCCCCAATGTGATAGAGAAACGGTCCATATCCCGCTCCGGTATATCCGTCATCACCATTGTTTTTGAAGACGATACCGATATTTACTGGGCCCGGCAACAGGTTGCTGCCCAGTTAAAAGAAGCAGAAAACAATATCCCGGCCGGATTGGCAGAACCTACCCTTGCCCCCATTACAACCGGACTTGGTGAAATTTACCAATATGTACTGCACACAAAAAAAGGTTATGAAGACCAATATACGGCCACCGATTTAAGGACTTTGCAGGACTGGGTGGTGCGCACCCAGCTGGCAGGCACAAAAGGGGTAGCAGAAGTAAGTGGCTGGGGTGGTTATGTAAAGCAATACGAAATTGCCCTCGACAATGAAAAACTCAATGCCAGTAACGTCACCATTTCGCAAATTTATGCCGCACTCAAAAACAACAATGAAAATACCGGAGGCTCGTATATTGAGCAGCAAAGCAATGCCTACACCATAAGGGGCATCGGGCAGGTGAAATCATTGGAGGACATTGAAAAAATAGTGGTCAAAAATGCCGGAGGTGTACCCCTCCTCATCAGGGATATCGGATCGGTACAGTTTGGAAGCGCTACACGCTACGGTGCAGTAACCAGAAATGGCACCGGTGAAGTAGTGGCAGGGATCACCCTGATGCTGAAAGGCGAAAACTTTAACCAGGTGATCAAAAATGTAAAGGAAAGAATCGCCCAGATCCAGAAATCCTTGCCGGAAGGTGTAGTAATTGAACCTTATATAGACCGTACCGAACTGGTCGGCCGATCGATCAGTACCGTTCAGAAAAACCTGATCGAGGGAGCCCTCATCGTTATATTTGTGCTCCTGTTACTATTGGGTAACTGGCGGGCAGGTCTGATTGTAGCCTCGGTAATTCCATTATCTATGTTGTTCGCTTTTGCCATGATGCGGCTTTTTGGCGTTTCGGGTAACCTGATGAGCCTTGGAGCAATAGATTTTGGCTTGATTGTAGATGGTGCTGTAATCATTGTAGAAGCCATTATTTTCCGGCTTACGGAAAGTAAGCTGTTTAAAGGTACGCTGCGACTGGATCAGCAGCAAATGGATCAGGAGGTCTTTACAGCCTCTTCAAAAATAAGGGCCAGTGCTACTTTTGGCGAAATCATCATCCTTATTGTATACCTTCCCCTGCTCTCACTGGTAGGGATTGAAGGAAAGATGTTTAAACCTATGGCCGAAACCGTGGTTTTTGCCATTGTAGGGGCTTTTATCCTGTCGCTAACCTATGTACCCATGATCAGCGCCCTGCTCCTGAGTAAAAATACTGAACATAAAAGAACCATATCTGACCGGATCGTGGATGGCTGCAAAAACATCTATAAACCACTGCTCGAAAAGGCGCTTGAGTTTAAAAAGATCGTCGTCACAATTGCCATGATCTGCTTCGCTTGCACCTTATTGTTGTTTAGCCGGATGGGTGGTGAGTTTCTGCCACAGCTGGAGGAGGGTGATCTCGCCGTAGAGATTGCCATGTCACAAGGCACCTCGCTCACACAGGTGGTAGAAACCTTCGGCAAAGCCGAAAAGATCCTGAAGGATAAATTCCCCGAAGTAAAACAAGTGGTCACACGCATTGGCAGTGCAGAAATCCCTACAGACCCCATGCCTGTTGAAAGGGGTGATATGATGGTGGCCATGCTGCCGAAAAGCGAATGGACCTCCGCAAAAACCAAGGAAGAGATGACCGAAAAAATGGAAGCGGCACTTTCCATATTGCCTGGCGTAAATATAGAGATCACCCAACCCATGCAAATGCGCTTTAATGAGCTGATGACCGGGGTAAGACAGGATGTTGCTGTTAAAATTTATGGGGAAGATCTCGATGTACTGGCGCAGCAGGCCGCTAAGGTTGCAAAACTGATTGCTCCGGTAAAGGGGGTCAGCGAACCTTTTGTAGAACAGGTTACAGGGTTGCCACAGGTGGTGGTCACTTACGACAGGGATAAGATAGCACAGTATGGGTTAACCATTGGCGACATCAACAACATTTTAAAGACTGCTTTCGCAGGTGATGTAGCCGGAGTTGTATTTGAAGGGGAAAAGCGTTTCGACATGGTAGTTCGCCTGCAGCGCGACCTTCGCGAAAACATTTCCAGTATTGAGAATTTATATATCCCACTCCCCTCAGGCAATAAAGTACCCTTAAACCAGGTGGCAAAAATAGAGCTGAAGGATGCCCCTGCCCAGATATCCCGTGAAGATGGGAAAAGACGAATCTATGTAGGTTTTAATGTGAAAGGCAGGGATGTGGAACGCACAGTAGCGGAAATACAACAGGTACTGGATGCCAGACTGAAGCTTCCTCCAGGGTATTACCTTACTTACGGCGGACAGTTCCAAAACCTGAAGGAAGCTAAAAACAGGCTTTCTGTAGCCGTTCCTGTAGCCATGCTCCTCATCCTTGGTCTGCTTTATTTTACTTTCAGGTCCGTCAGCCAAACCATTCTCATTTTTACCGCAGTCCCTCTATCTGCCATAGGCGGGGTATTGGCCTTAATGCTCAGGGGCATGCCTTTCAGCATCTCGGCAGGCGTTGGTTTTATTGCCTTGTTCGGGGTAGCGGTATTGAATGGTATTGTGCTCATCTCTTATTTTAACCAGCTTAAAGAAGAAGGGATCACCGATGTTTATAAACGCGTAATGCAGGGTACGGCAGTCAGGTTAAGGCCCGTAATTATGACTGCAGCAGTCGCCTCACTGGGATTTTTACCCATGGCCCTTTCCGGAGGTGCGGGGGCTGAAGTACAAAAACCACTGGCCACAGTGGTAATTGGCGGGCTGCTTTCAGCAACTTTACTCACTTTATTTGTACTGCCCTGCCTGTACATCCTGGTTACTGACCGCAAAAAAATACAAAATAATATCATGAAGCCTTTAGTGATCATCTTTCTTTTATTCGGAGGATTGGCATTTACCAACCAGGCAAAAGCTCAGCAAGCACCCCTCTCGGCAGACAGTGCCGTAGCATTGGCATTAAAAAACAATTTGCAGCTGAAATCTGCCGGTTTGTCTGTGAGCCAATCGAAAGCCAGACAAAAAACAGCTTTTGACCCGTCTAAAACTGCTTTCACCATCTCACAGGATCCTACCGGCGGGGGCAGTAACGACAACTCCATTTCCGTCTCCCAAAACTTTGCCTGGCCCGGATTTTATAAAAATCAAAAAAGGGTGCTGAGCAGCGAGACTGGTTTAATGGAAAAATCAGCAGATTATACCCGTGCCGAGATCAGCAGGGATACCAGACTTGCCTATTATCATTTGCTTTACAGCATAAATATGCTAAAGGTACTGGAGCTGCAGGATAGTATTTATAAGCATTTTATCCGTAAATCTGAATTGAGGTACAAGGTTGGGGAAACTTCCAATCTTGAGCTGATCACCGCCAGAAACAAATACCAGGAGGTGCAGGCACTGAAAAAATCGGCAGCAGCAAACCTGGCTACCCAGCAGCTCAACCTTCAGCAGCTGCTGAACTTAAATACCGGTATCCTCCCTTCAGAAAAAAAACTCCCCATCCTTACTTTAACACAGGATGGAACGGGTACCGAAAATACAGCTGCAGGCAATCTGCTCAATGCTGTTTACCAGCAGCAGGTCGAGATTGCCAAAGCAAAAGTAGAGCTGGAGCGTTCGCGTACCATGCCCGATCTGACATTTGGCTATGCGCAACAGTTTGTCATCAAATCTTTCGACCCCGCAAATATCGGACGTACCTATACGCCCGGCACCAGGATAGCTGGCCTGCAGTTGGGCATTGCAGTCCCCCTCTTTAATGGTGCAGGACGGGCAAGGATAAACAATGAAAAGATTGCTGCACAGATCGCCGAAACAGATTATCAGCGCATACAAAACCAGCTGAACACACAATACCAGCAGGAAATGCAAAATTATGCCCAGCATAAAGCAATGGCCGATTATTTTACCACCGAAGGGTTAAAACAGGCAGAAGAACAAATCCGAATTGCACAGGTATCCTATGACCTTGGAGAGATTGGCTATATCGAATTCATACAGAACATGTCACTCGCCGTACAAAGCAAGCTCAATTATCTTCAAACGGTTAACCAACTGAACCAATCCGTTATTCAATTACAATTTTTAAAAGGGAATTAA
- a CDS encoding efflux RND transporter periplasmic adaptor subunit, protein MNTIAYIKRNITRIFCAILVMTIFSSCGDTAKTPEAKTEEAHEQGGHEESEGLELTQEQLNAVGIVIGGITQKNLTEVVKSSGQLAVPPQNAAQINVLSGGIIRRINVIEGQKVKKGQVLVTIENQDLIRLQQDYLTAKGGFSYVEAEYNRQQQLKAANAGTGKAHQQAEANYNAERAKIKALERQLQQYGISASRISSGNITSQIPVTAPINGTIGKINAETGSYAQPGVSIMDIVDNSKIHADLIVFEKDLSKIKVGQRVDFQLTNQKNEQIEGEIYGINKSFENDSKGVVVHAVIKKPGANLIPGMYVTGLIGVGTSMSNAVPVDAVVRTEGKEFIFIVDTGAGAAEHHKEESSVHFKKIEVSTGVAELGYIQVNPLQKLPADVRVVIKGAFYLQSKSSGTSEHSH, encoded by the coding sequence ATGAATACAATAGCCTATATCAAACGAAATATTACCAGGATTTTTTGTGCAATCCTTGTCATGACCATCTTCAGTTCCTGTGGCGATACGGCCAAAACACCTGAAGCAAAAACCGAAGAGGCCCATGAACAGGGCGGACATGAAGAGAGCGAAGGACTGGAATTAACACAGGAACAGCTAAATGCAGTGGGCATTGTAATTGGCGGTATCACACAAAAAAACCTGACCGAAGTGGTAAAATCAAGCGGACAACTGGCTGTCCCACCTCAAAATGCGGCTCAGATCAATGTACTTTCCGGTGGCATCATCCGCAGAATCAATGTTATAGAAGGCCAAAAAGTTAAAAAAGGACAAGTGCTTGTTACCATTGAAAACCAGGACCTGATCCGGCTTCAGCAAGACTATCTGACCGCAAAGGGTGGTTTTAGCTATGTAGAGGCCGAATATAACCGCCAGCAGCAGCTCAAGGCCGCCAATGCGGGTACCGGAAAAGCGCATCAGCAGGCCGAAGCCAATTACAATGCAGAACGGGCCAAAATTAAAGCACTGGAACGCCAGCTGCAGCAATACGGTATTTCTGCCAGTCGCATTAGCAGCGGAAACATCACCTCTCAGATACCTGTAACCGCACCTATCAACGGTACAATAGGAAAAATCAATGCCGAAACAGGTTCTTATGCACAACCAGGGGTATCCATTATGGATATTGTAGACAATTCTAAAATACATGCCGACCTCATCGTATTTGAAAAAGACCTGTCTAAAATTAAAGTCGGCCAGCGGGTCGATTTTCAGCTAACCAATCAGAAAAATGAACAGATCGAAGGTGAAATCTATGGCATCAACAAGTCCTTTGAAAATGACAGCAAGGGCGTAGTAGTACATGCTGTAATTAAAAAACCAGGTGCCAACCTCATCCCCGGAATGTATGTAACCGGACTGATCGGTGTAGGAACCTCCATGAGTAATGCTGTTCCTGTTGATGCTGTGGTACGTACTGAAGGCAAAGAATTTATCTTTATTGTAGACACCGGTGCCGGAGCTGCGGAACATCACAAAGAAGAAAGTTCTGTACATTTCAAAAAAATAGAAGTAAGCACCGGTGTTGCCGAACTGGGCTATATTCAGGTCAATCCACTGCAAAAATTACCTGCCGATGTCAGAGTAGTTATTAAAGGGGCCTTTTATTTGCAGTCTAAATCCTCCGGCACATCAGAACATAGTCATTAA
- a CDS encoding Fur family transcriptional regulator — MVTEIENRLKARKINPTAMRLLVLEFLIRQTAAISLNDLEKAMAPSDRITLYRTLKTFEEKGLVHSIEDGTGATKYALCEKDCDGESHHDLHVHFYCSTCRETFCLPDTRIPEMNLPNGFEKEEMNLIIKGMCERCNTPTLQ; from the coding sequence ATGGTAACAGAAATAGAAAACAGGCTCAAAGCAAGAAAGATCAACCCAACAGCCATGCGATTACTGGTATTGGAGTTTTTAATCAGACAAACTGCTGCCATCAGTTTAAATGACCTGGAAAAAGCCATGGCCCCTTCAGACAGGATCACACTATACCGTACCTTAAAAACCTTCGAAGAAAAAGGCCTCGTCCATAGTATAGAAGACGGTACAGGGGCCACCAAATATGCACTTTGCGAAAAAGATTGTGATGGCGAAAGCCATCACGATCTTCACGTTCATTTTTACTGCAGTACCTGCAGGGAAACCTTTTGCCTGCCCGACACCCGTATCCCTGAAATGAACCTGCCCAATGGTTTTGAAAAAGAGGAAATGAACCTGATCATTAAAGGAATGTGCGAACGTTGTAACACGCCCACTTTGCAATAG
- a CDS encoding heavy metal translocating P-type ATPase, with protein sequence MMKVANIHKDCCATEQQHTANTQHVHNDDDGHNHGTKEPSGWLSHWPLLAALAVVVVMMVLEYGFNITFSNTVQLIIFIPAYLLAGYNVLELAFRKALRFDFFNEFFLMSVATIGAFAIGSYSEGVAVMVFYSIGEWFQDTAVNNAKRSIKALLDIRPDAVDVIRDGKILRLAPADVAIDEVIQIKPGEKVALDGELLSDKATFNTAALTGESKPDNKTKGEQVLAGMINLNQVSEVKVKAAFKDSKLSKILEMVQDATARKSQTQLFISRFAKIYTPIVFLLAILVVALPYFFVADYVFRDWLYRGLVFLVISCPCALVVSIPLGYFGGIGLASKNGILFKGSNFLDVMTRVNTIVMDKTGTLTKGVFEVQQVVSNDFDEKELILMAAAIESKSTHPIALAIVNYAGDILKDVKIENVEEISGHGLKGSVNHKVVLAGNTKLLQQFGVAYDAAIEQEADTIVVIAIDGRYVGYLTIADEIKADAKQAIADMHRLNIQTVMLSGDKQTVVNKVATLLGIDKAFGNLLPEDKVAKVEALKKEGKHLAFVGDGVNDAPVVALADAGIAMGGLGSDATIETADIVIQNDQPSKIVTAIKIGKLTRNIVWQNIALAMGVKIIVLILGAGGVATLWEAVIADVGVALLAILNAVRIQQMKL encoded by the coding sequence ATGATGAAGGTAGCCAACATACATAAAGACTGCTGTGCCACTGAGCAGCAGCACACAGCCAATACACAGCATGTACACAATGACGACGATGGCCATAACCATGGTACCAAAGAGCCTTCCGGCTGGTTAAGCCATTGGCCACTGCTTGCTGCACTGGCCGTTGTGGTGGTAATGATGGTGCTCGAATACGGATTTAACATCACATTCAGCAATACTGTCCAGCTTATTATTTTTATACCCGCTTACCTGCTTGCCGGTTACAATGTGCTGGAACTGGCCTTCAGAAAAGCTCTGAGGTTCGATTTCTTTAACGAATTTTTCCTGATGAGCGTAGCCACTATCGGCGCTTTTGCCATAGGTTCATATAGCGAAGGTGTTGCCGTAATGGTTTTCTATTCCATAGGCGAATGGTTTCAGGACACTGCTGTAAATAATGCAAAAAGAAGCATTAAAGCCTTACTCGACATCAGGCCTGATGCCGTTGATGTCATCAGGGATGGAAAAATACTAAGGCTGGCCCCTGCCGACGTAGCCATCGATGAGGTGATCCAGATCAAGCCAGGTGAAAAAGTAGCCCTTGACGGGGAGTTGTTGTCCGATAAGGCTACCTTTAACACAGCAGCACTGACGGGCGAAAGCAAACCGGACAACAAGACAAAAGGAGAGCAGGTACTGGCAGGTATGATCAACCTCAACCAGGTTTCAGAAGTTAAGGTCAAAGCAGCTTTTAAAGACAGTAAATTAAGTAAGATCCTGGAAATGGTACAGGATGCCACTGCCCGTAAATCGCAAACACAGCTGTTCATTTCACGTTTTGCAAAAATATATACCCCCATCGTATTTTTACTTGCTATACTGGTAGTGGCCCTGCCCTATTTTTTTGTAGCCGATTATGTTTTTAGAGATTGGCTATACCGCGGCCTTGTTTTCTTAGTCATCAGTTGTCCATGTGCATTAGTGGTATCTATCCCACTGGGCTATTTTGGAGGTATCGGTCTCGCTTCTAAAAATGGTATCCTGTTTAAGGGATCTAACTTTTTAGATGTGATGACCAGGGTAAATACCATTGTAATGGATAAAACAGGTACCCTTACCAAAGGGGTATTTGAAGTACAACAGGTAGTCAGCAATGATTTTGACGAAAAAGAGCTGATCTTAATGGCCGCAGCTATAGAGAGCAAATCTACCCACCCTATTGCCCTGGCCATCGTCAATTATGCTGGTGATATATTAAAGGATGTTAAGATAGAAAATGTTGAAGAAATATCCGGACATGGTCTTAAAGGCAGTGTCAATCATAAGGTGGTATTGGCAGGCAACACCAAACTGCTGCAGCAATTTGGTGTTGCGTACGACGCTGCGATCGAACAGGAAGCAGATACCATAGTGGTAATTGCTATCGATGGCCGGTATGTGGGATACCTCACCATTGCAGATGAAATTAAAGCAGATGCAAAACAAGCTATTGCCGATATGCACCGTTTAAACATCCAGACCGTGATGCTGAGTGGCGATAAACAAACTGTGGTCAATAAAGTTGCCACACTGCTGGGCATCGATAAGGCTTTTGGCAATCTCCTGCCCGAAGATAAAGTGGCAAAGGTAGAAGCCTTAAAAAAGGAAGGCAAACACCTGGCCTTTGTGGGTGATGGTGTAAATGATGCCCCTGTGGTTGCCCTGGCCGATGCAGGCATTGCCATGGGTGGACTGGGCAGTGATGCGACCATTGAGACTGCCGATATTGTTATCCAGAACGACCAGCCCTCAAAAATAGTAACCGCCATAAAGATCGGCAAACTGACCAGGAATATTGTCTGGCAAAACATAGCCCTGGCCATGGGCGTAAAGATCATTGTGCTCATTTTAGGTGCAGGTGGCGTCGCTACGCTATGGGAAGCTGTAATTGCCGATGTGGGCGTGGCCCTGCTGGCCATCTTAAATGCAGTCCGCATCCAGCAAATGAAGTTGTAA
- a CDS encoding Atu2307/SP_0267 family LLM class monooxygenase — translation MELGIGMFGDLSIDPQTGKPRSAQLKLQEILEQIKLADDIGLDVFGLGEHHRPDYAVSSPEIVLAAAASITKNIKLTSTVTVLSSAEPVKVYQDFSTIDLISNGRAEIGVGRGSFIESFPLFGYDLKNYDQLFEEKLDLLLNINNNEVVNWKGELRAPLINQMVLPRASNNGQLPIWIAVGGTPQSVLRAAVLGLPLIVAIIGGMPKQFQPLIEYYKEQYVKHGHDINKMQVGIHSHAFVADNEANADGYYQNYAAQMDRVGASRGWPPYTKMQYDGGRSKEGALFIGEAAAVTDKILYMHEMFGITRFIGHMDVGDPSHQEMMRSIELFGAKVAPAVRKALTK, via the coding sequence ATGGAACTAGGTATAGGTATGTTTGGCGATTTGTCAATTGATCCGCAAACTGGGAAACCCAGATCTGCTCAGCTAAAACTGCAGGAAATTTTGGAGCAGATCAAACTGGCGGATGATATAGGTTTGGATGTCTTTGGTTTGGGCGAACATCATCGTCCCGATTATGCGGTTTCTTCTCCCGAAATTGTGCTGGCCGCGGCTGCAAGCATTACCAAAAACATAAAACTGACCAGTACAGTTACGGTATTGAGCTCAGCTGAACCTGTAAAGGTGTATCAGGACTTTTCAACAATTGACCTGATCTCGAACGGACGTGCTGAAATTGGTGTAGGAAGGGGAAGCTTTATTGAATCTTTTCCGCTGTTTGGTTATGACCTGAAAAACTATGACCAGCTGTTTGAGGAGAAACTGGATTTGCTGCTCAACATCAATAACAATGAGGTAGTAAACTGGAAAGGCGAGCTTCGTGCCCCGTTGATCAATCAGATGGTATTGCCAAGGGCCAGCAATAACGGACAGTTGCCTATCTGGATTGCTGTTGGCGGGACACCACAATCTGTATTGCGCGCCGCGGTATTGGGCCTGCCCCTGATCGTTGCGATCATAGGGGGGATGCCCAAACAGTTTCAGCCCCTGATTGAATATTATAAAGAGCAATATGTAAAACACGGGCATGATATCAATAAAATGCAGGTTGGGATACATTCGCATGCATTTGTTGCAGATAATGAGGCGAATGCAGATGGTTATTACCAGAATTATGCTGCACAGATGGACAGGGTGGGTGCAAGCAGGGGATGGCCACCTTATACCAAAATGCAATATGATGGCGGACGTTCAAAGGAAGGCGCCTTATTTATCGGCGAAGCTGCAGCGGTAACTGATAAAATCCTTTATATGCATGAAATGTTTGGGATTACCAGATTTATCGGGCATATGGATGTTGGTGATCCCTCACATCAGGAAATGATGAGGTCTATTGAATTGTTTGGTGCCAAAGTAGCACCAGCGGTAAGAAAAGCACTGACTAAATAG
- a CDS encoding ATP-dependent Clp protease proteolytic subunit, producing the protein MNTNEFRRYAVKHHRINSLYVDKYISRTSAMAGPVAMTPYITEERQLNVAQMDVFSRLMMDRIIFLGEAVDERNANVIQAQLLFLQSADAEKDIQLYVNSPGGSVYAGLGIYDTMQFIAPDVATICTGIALSMGSVLLCAGAAGKRSALQHARVMIHQTSGGTQGTATDMDISVRQVLQVQKELYQIIAKHSGQPYERINEAASRDYWMTSAEAKEFGMVDEILSK; encoded by the coding sequence ATGAACACCAACGAATTTCGCCGCTATGCGGTAAAGCACCACCGCATCAACAGCTTGTATGTAGACAAATACATCAGCAGGACTTCGGCTATGGCCGGGCCTGTGGCCATGACACCTTATATCACCGAAGAAAGACAACTTAACGTTGCCCAGATGGATGTATTCTCCCGTTTAATGATGGACCGCATCATTTTTCTTGGTGAGGCGGTTGACGAAAGAAATGCCAATGTCATCCAGGCACAGCTGCTCTTTCTGCAATCGGCGGATGCGGAAAAAGACATTCAGCTTTATGTCAATTCTCCCGGCGGATCCGTTTATGCCGGACTGGGGATTTACGATACGATGCAGTTCATTGCTCCTGATGTAGCTACCATTTGTACAGGTATTGCGCTCTCTATGGGATCGGTATTGCTATGTGCAGGCGCAGCAGGAAAACGTTCGGCCCTGCAGCATGCCCGCGTAATGATCCATCAGACTTCTGGTGGTACGCAGGGAACAGCTACCGATATGGACATCTCTGTCAGGCAGGTATTGCAGGTGCAAAAAGAACTTTATCAGATCATCGCCAAACATAGCGGACAGCCTTATGAGCGGATCAATGAAGCCGCGAGCCGGGACTACTGGATGACCTCGGCAGAAGCAAAGGAGTTCGGGATGGTTGATGAGATCTTGTCGAAATAA
- a CDS encoding RNA polymerase sigma factor, producing the protein MDAKSNTDVTGNDREAWLTALYKKAFPLVAGHISKMGGSLEEARDIFQDALIIYYEKSTASVLTLKHSDEAYLFGIARYLWNKRYKESSGQLSIDQLNADFDEQAGLTDTVEGEISTSRLFKLLQTAGQKCMQLLSAFYYEKLSMEQLAGRFGFSGPRSATAQKFKCLEKVKETVKEKSIRYEDIFE; encoded by the coding sequence ATGGATGCGAAATCAAATACAGATGTTACAGGCAACGACCGGGAAGCATGGCTTACGGCATTGTATAAAAAGGCCTTTCCGCTGGTAGCAGGTCACATCAGCAAAATGGGCGGTTCACTGGAGGAAGCCCGTGACATTTTCCAGGATGCACTGATCATCTATTACGAAAAATCTACGGCTTCAGTGCTGACATTGAAGCATAGCGATGAAGCCTATCTTTTTGGAATTGCCCGTTACCTTTGGAACAAACGGTATAAAGAAAGTTCGGGGCAATTGTCTATAGATCAGTTGAATGCAGATTTTGATGAACAGGCTGGTCTCACCGATACTGTTGAAGGGGAAATATCTACTTCCCGTTTGTTTAAGCTCCTGCAGACAGCTGGTCAGAAATGTATGCAGCTGCTCAGTGCTTTTTATTATGAGAAACTCAGTATGGAGCAGCTTGCGGGAAGGTTTGGCTTTTCGGGGCCGAGGTCTGCCACCGCCCAGAAGTTCAAATGCCTGGAAAAAGTAAAGGAAACGGTAAAAGAAAAATCAATACGCTATGAAGACATCTTTGAATGA